In Onthophagus taurus isolate NC chromosome 6, IU_Otau_3.0, whole genome shotgun sequence, a genomic segment contains:
- the LOC111413251 gene encoding uncharacterized protein isoform X2, with the protein MLAHNGEINTLRGNVNFMKAREGVMKSDIFKENLQNLYPVVEPNLSDSGSADCVLEFLVHAGKRSLPEAVMTMVPEAWQNDPTMSSDKRDYYKWAACCMEPWDGPALISFTDGRYVGAILDRNGLRPSRFYITKDNVMVMASEVGVYDVAPENVIFKSRLKPGRMLLIDTVEKKVIQDIELKKNIAHARPHSIWLKEQITMEELRQAHLTSGNPIKAPYQPSGLDDKRLSLFGYSTEGIQMLLLPMINNKKEALGSMGNDAPLACLSQFQPLLYDYFKQLFAQVTNPPIDPFREKVVMSLQCPIGPESNILEPSSKQVHRLWLQQPILSISDLEVLKLTSHRNWSCQVIDITYDAFEGPPGLKTRLDQICLESEKASKKNEILILSDRQAGEERVPISSLLALGAVHHHLIETRNRMKVALVIESGEPREVHHICVLLGYGADAICPYLALELASSLRDTGVLDGGFTDEIIYQNYAQAMQTGISKVMAKMGISTLQSYKGAQIFEAIGLGEDIIDKCFKGTPSRVGGLPMDMLAIEIYERHRNTYKKQPDTLVLKDIGVYHYRTGGEKHINDPASIASLQEAASSKSQNAYDKFREATMAAVRSCLLRGRLELRTLDQPLPLSEIEPASEIVKRFNTGAMSFGSISMESHSALAVAMNKIGGKSNTGEGGEDPARYLDSQRRSAIKQVASGRFGVTSSYLAHADDLQIKMAQGAKPGEGGELPGFKVSAEIAKMRHSVPGVGLISPPPHHDIYSIEDLAELIYDLKCANPMARISVKLVSEVGVGVVASGVAKGKAEHIVVSGQEGGTGASSWTGIKNAGLPWELGVAETHQVLVLNNLRSRIVLQADGNIRTGFDVIVAAILGADEMGFSTAPLIAMGCTMMRKCHLNTCPVGIATQDPILRKKFTGQPEHVINYFFMLAEEVRLHMAAIGVRNFQQLIGRTDLLKPLESGSNKARCLNLNMILQNALHMRPGVNIVGGSERQDFQLEQRLDNELIKNCQEIIDGTKKEVKINLKITNECRAFGSTLSYYISKKYNEEGLPDGQRILINLTGSAGQSFCAFLAKGITCILEGDANDYVGKGLSGGEVIIYPPKASPFESHLNVIVGNVCLYGATSGKAFMRGIASERFAVRNSGATAVVEGVGDHGCEYMTGGTVLILGLTGRNFAAGMSGGIAYVWDIDGSFSMKCNPEMVELCKLEEKDDVSLVKGLLKEFIEKTGSVLAEKLLNDFETYRSQFVKVFPYEYQRALKSMKQIEENGVKTNNVAKPAVNGFEPKIQDIEDVIPDGVVEQKKLDKIRGFMKYPRETGLYRPAEKRLKDWDEIYNFTHVRKGLRIQAARCMDCGIPFCQSNSHGCPLGNIIPKWNHLVYQNNWKEALAQLLQTNNFPEFTGRVCPAPCEAACVLGISEPSVTIKNIECAIIDHAFEQGWIKPQPPTVRSGKTVAVVGSGPAGLACAAQLNKAGHLVTVFERNDRIGGLLEYGIPTMKLSKTVVQRRVDLMAAEGVIFKTNVNVGKDISAKELSEEYDAVVLSTGATWPRDLPIPGRQLGGIHFAMEFLESWQKRQLGTNQPGPHAKDKDVIVIGGGDTGCDCIATSLRHGAKSIVTFEILPEPGPKRGKDNPWPQWPRIFKVDYGHEEVKIRHGKDPRVFSIMTKEFIDDGKGNISGIRTVNIDWEKDDSGRWEMKQKPETEKVYPADLILLAMGFLGPERSISDQLDLDLDARSNYETNNYRTNINNVFAAGDCRRGQSLVVWAISEGRQAARAVDEFFKGESALPGPGGIIQPNPNPVFCPV; encoded by the exons ATGTTGGCTCATAATGGAGAGATTAACACTTTACGTGGTAATGTTAATTTCATGAAAGCCAGGGAAGGTGTTATGAAGAgtgatattttcaaagaaaacttacaaaatttatatccAGTTGTTGAACCTAACTTATCAGATAGTGGTTCAGCTGATTGTGTGTTAGAATTTTTGGTACATGCGGGAAAACGATCTTTACCAgaa GCTGTTATGACGATGGTACCAGAAGCTTGGCAAAATGATCCAACAATGTCCAGTGATAAACGTGATTATTACAAATGGGCTGCATGTTGTATGGAACCATGGGATGGACCAGCTTTGATTTCATTCACAGATGGTCGCTATGTTGGCGCGATTTTAGATAGAAACGGTTTAAGACCATCTCGATTTTATATCACGAAAGATAACGTTATGGTTATGGCCAGCGAG GTGGGAGTTTACGATGTTGCACCTGAAAATGTCATCTTTAAAAGTCGTCTAAAACCGGGACGAATGTTACTTATTGACACCGTCGAGAAGAAAGTGATACAAGATattgaattgaaaaaaaatattgctcATGCAAGACCTCATTCAATTTGGCTAAAAGAGCAG attacAATGGAAGAGCTTCGCCAAGCTCATTTAACATCTGGAAATCCAATAAAAGCACCATATCAACCAAGTGGATTAGATGATAAAAGACTTTCACTGTTTGGGTATTCAACAGAGGGAATTCAAATGTTACTTCTTCCAATGATTAATAACAA gAAAGAAGCTTTGGGAAGTATGGGAAACGACGCCCCATTAGCTTGTTTATCCCAATTCCAACCACTCCTCTATGATTACTTTAAACAACTTTTCGCGCAAGTTACCAACCCACCAATAGATCCTTTCAGGGAAAAAGTCGTCATGTCGCTTCAATGTCCAATTGGTCCTGAATCGAATATTTTAGAACCATCCTCAAAACAAGTCCATCGCCTTTGGCTTCAACAACCGATTCTTTCAATATCcgatttagaagttttaaaattaacttccCACCGCAATTGGTCGTGTCAAGTAATTGATATTACCTACGACGCTTTTGAAGGACCGCCAGGTTTAAAAACGCGTTTAGATCAAATTTGTTTAGAGTCGGAAAAAGCCAgcaagaaaaatgaaattttaatcttatcaGATCGACAAGCCGGGGAAGAACGAGTACCCATAAGCAGTCTTTTAGCTTTAGGCGCCGTTCATCATCACTTAATTGAAACTAGAAATCGTATGAAAGTTGCGTTAGTAATTGAATCTGGCGAACCAAGAGAAGTCCATCACATCTGCGTTCTTCTTGGTTATGGTGCAGACGCAATTTGTCCTTATTTAGCTTTAGAATTAGCCTCAAGTTTAAGAGATACCGGCGTTTTAGATGGTGGTTTCACCGACGAGATTATCTATCAAAATTACGCCCAAGCTATGCAAACCGGAATTAGCAAAGTTATGGCTAAAATGGGAATTTCAACTTTACAATCTTATAAGGGAGCTCAAATTTTTGAAGCTATTGGTTTGGGGGaggatattattgataaatgttttaaaggtACACCTTCTCGAGTTGGAGGTCTTCCTATGGATATGTTGGCTATTGAAATTTATGAACGACATAGAAATACTTATAAAAAACAACCGGAtactttagttttaaaagatattggGGTGTATCATTATAGAACAGGTGGAGAAAAACATATTAATGATCCTGCTAGTATTGCGTCTCTTCAA gaAGCAGCATCATCTAAAAGTCAAAACGCTTATGATAAATTTAGAGAAGCAACAATGGCTGCAGTAAGAAGTTGCCTTCTTCGAGGTAGATTAGAACTAAGAACTTTAGATCAACCTTTACCACTTTCAGAAATAGAACCGGCCTCCGAAATTGTTAAAAGATTCAACACTGGCGCGATGAGTTTTGGTTCTATCAGCATGGAATCCCATTCAGCTTTAGCAGTAGCTATGAATAAA ATTGGTGGAAAAAGTAATACAGGTGAAGGTGGCGAAGATCCAGCTCGTTATTTAGATTCGCAAAGACGTTCGGCAATCAAACAAGTTGCTTCGGGTCGTTTCGGCGTAACATCGTCCTATTTAGCTCACGCGGAtgatttacaaataaaaatggcGCAGGGTGCTAAACCCGGTGAAGGTGGCGAACTCCCCGGTTTTAAAGTATCGGCGGAAATTGCGAAGATGCGCCATTCCGTTCCTGGGGTTGGTTTGATTTCGCCTCCACCTCACCACGATATTTATTCAATTGAAGATTTAGCCGAACTGATTTACGATTTAAAATGCGCCAATCCTATGGCGAGAATTTCCGTTAAATTAGTTTCTGAGGTTGGAGTTGGTGTTGTTGCTTCTGGAGTTGCTAAAGGAAAAGCTGAACATATCGTTGTTTCCGGGCAAGAAGGTGGGACTGGAGCTAGTTCTTGGACTGGTATTAAAAATGCTGGGTTACCTTGGGAATTGGGGGTTGCAGAAACTCATCAGGTGTTAGTTTTGAACAATCTAAGATCTAGGATTGTTTTACAAGCTGATGGAAATATCAGAACAG GTTTCGATGTAATTGTTGCTGCTATATTAGGAGCAGATGAAATGGGTTTTAGCACTGCCCCACTAATTGCTATGGGATGCACAATGATGCGAAAATGCCATTTAAACACTTGCCCAGTTGGAATAGCCACGCAAGATCCGATTCTTCGCAAAAAATTCACTGGTCAACCGGAACACGTCATCAATTACTTCTTTATGTTAGCGGAAGAAGTTCGATTACACATGGCTGCTATAGGTGTTCGGAATTTCCAACAATTAATTGGACGAACGGATCTTTTAAAACCCCTCGAATCCGGAAGTAACAAAGCGAGATGTCTCAACTTAAACATGATCTTACAAAATGCTCTTCATATGCGACCTGGAGTTAATATCGTCGGGGGTTCAGAACGTCAAGATTTCCAATTAGAACAACGATTAGataacgaattaatcaaaaattgtcaAGAAATCATTGATGGAACTAAAAAGGAAGTTAAAATCAATCTTAAAATCACCAATGAATGTCGTGCTTTCGGCTCAACTTTAAGTTATTATATTTCAAAGAAATACAACGAAGAAGGATTACCTGACGGTCAacgtattttaataaatctaacTGGAAGTGCCGGCCAAAGTTTTTGTGCTTTCTTAGCGAAAGGAATTACGTGTATTTTAGAAGGTGATGCGAATGATTATGTCGGTAAAGGTTTATCAGGAGGAGAAGTAATTATTTATCCTCCAAAAGCATCGCCGTTTGAATCACATTTAAACGTAATCGTGGGTAATGTTTGTTTATATGGCGCAACTTCCGGTAAAGCCTTCATGCGGGGTATCGCATCAGAAAGGTTCGCTGTGCGAAATTCTGGTGCGACAGCCGTTGTTGAAGGCGTCGGTGACCACGGTTGCGAATACATGACTGGAGGAACTGTTTTAATTCTCGGATTAACCGGAAGAAACTTCGCTGCGGGAATGTCAGGTGGAATTGCATACGTTTGGGATATCGATGGTTCATTTTCAATGAAGTGTAACCCAGAAATGGTCGAATTATgtaaattagaagaaaaagatGATGTTAGTTTGGTTAAGGGATTATTAAAAGAGTTTATCGAAAAAACCGGAAGTGTTTTGGCtgagaaattattaaatgattttgaaacGTATCGTTCTCAATTCGTTAAAGTATTCCCATATGAATATCAAAGAGCTTTGAAGAGTATGAAACAAATCGAAGAAAATGGGGTTAAAACTAATAACGTTGCAAAACCGGCCGTGAATGGTTTTGAACCGAAAATTCAGGATATTGAGGATGTTATTCCGGATGGTGTtgttgaacaaaaaaaattagataaaattcgCGGGTTTATGAAATATCCCAGAGAAACCGGACTTTATCGTCCGGCTGAAAAGCGATTGAAAGATTGGgatgaaatttataattttacccATGTGCGGAAAGGTTTACGCATTCAAGCAGCTCGTTGTATGGATTGTGGCATTCCATTTTGTCAGTCGAATAGTCATGGTTGTCCGTTAGGTAATATTATACCTAAATGGAATCATTTggtttatcaaaataattggAAGGAAGCTTTGGCCCAATTACTTCAAACCAATAATTTCCCAGAATTTACTGGACGTGTTTGTCCAGCACCATGTGAAGCTGCTTGCGTTTTAGGCATTTCAGAACCTAGCGTAACCATTAAGAACATCGAATGCGCAATTATCGACCATGCTTTTGAGCAAGGTTGGATTAAACCACAACCACCAACTGTAAGAAGTGGAAAAACTGTTGCTGTTGTTGGTTCTGGCCCGGCTGGTTTAGCTTGTGCAGCACAATTAAATAAAGCTGGACATTTAGTAaccgtttttgaaagaaaCGATCGTATTGGGGGTCTTTTAGAATATGGAATTCCAACGATGAAATTAAGCAAAACCGTTGTGCAAAGGAGAGTTGATTTAATGGCAGCTGAAggggttatttttaaaacgaatGTTAACGTAGGAAAAGATATTTCAGCAAAAGAATTGAGTGAAGAATACGATGCGGTTGTTTTATCTACTGGAGCTACATGGCCTAGAGATTTACCAATCCCTGGGCGGCAATTAGGTGGGATACATTTCGCGATGGAATTTTTAGAGTCTTGGCAAAAACGCCAATTAGGTACAAACCAACCTGGTCCTCACGCTAAAGACAAAGATGTCATAGTAATCGGAGGTGGCGACACCGGATGTGATTGCATCGCAACGTCTTTAAGACATGGTGCAAAATCAATAGTGACATTTGAAATTTTACCAGAACCGGGACCTAAACGTGGTAAAGATAATCCTTGGCCTCAATGGCCGAGAATTTTCAAAGTTGATTATGGACACGAAGAGGTTAAGATTAGACACGGAAAAGATCCTCGTGTTTTCAGCATAATGACGAAAGAATTTATTGATGATGGTAAAGGAAATATTAGTGGGATTCGTACCGTGAATATCGATTGGGAAAAAGATGATAGTGGCCGTTGggaaatgaaacaaaaaccaGAAACTGAAAAAGTTTATCCCGCTGATTTAATACTTTTAGCGATGGGATTCTTAGGACCAGAACGATCAATTTCCGATCAATTAGATTTAGATTTGGATGCTAGATCGAATTATGAAACGAATAATTATcgtacaaatattaataatgtttttgcaGCTGGag attGTCGTAGAGGCCAATCTTTAGTTGTTTGGGCAATATCAGAAGGTCGTCAAGCAGCACGAGCTGTCGATGAATTCTTTAAAGGTGAATCAGCACTACCAGGTCCTGGAGGAATAATCCAACCAAATCCAAACCCGGTTTTTTGCCCCGTTTAA